The sequence TGAAATTAGGAGGAGTGAAACTGGGGATCGGGTTAGCTTGGGAAGGAGAAGCAAAAGTAACTACTATGCTTCCGAGTATGCAAAGATAGAAAACGCCTTTATTTGATGAGCTAATCATCGCTATCTCCTTATTAATAGAGATAAGAGGAAGTAGGAAGTTTTGGCTATAAAAAAGTTGAAAAACCGACTTTAAGCCATTGATTAGAACATGCATTTTTGTAGCGTTTCTAATCAACAGCTTATTTATTTAAACCAAAATTACATAAGCTTGAGAAAGTACCAGCTCCGGCAAATCATAAGGCATAGGTACTACCATTAGCCAGAGCGCCAGATGCTGCGTCGCTGATAGAGGCAGAGTATCCAGCTCCGATTACATAGCCAAAGTCCCCAGTGCTTTTGTCAAAGAAAAAATCTCTAAAATAGCCTGTGCGCTACGAGCAGAGTCAGAGCTAGCTGACCAGCTACTTCTACCACTAGGGGAGGAAACAGTAATTCCTCTTCCCCCTGAATACTTCGCTATTACTAGGAAGTTGATTCTCACAGAAACTTAGAACGTCAATTTTCTAATTGACTTATACCTCCCTCCTTTTAGTGATAAAAATCGCTGAAAGCTTTTTTTCATCTTCAATTCTTCAGCCTTCAGCGATTTCTATAGTTAACTAGCAATTTCGGCAAATCTCTGCTTAAGATGCAGATGAGCTTGAGCCAGAGCTTGAGGAGGAAAAAGAGGATGGCCCGTACCAGTAGTTGTAGCTACTAGAAGCACTGGTATAAGTTCCGGTAGACGTGAAGCTGTAGTAGGTTCCAGATGCATTTGCTGATGCAGATGCATATGCATTGGCGTATCCACCTTCAATGCTGGTTTCTTCAGAAACGACTTCCAAAATATCTAAATCGGAAATATTCATGGCTGTGTCCTCGTTCAAAAGGTTGGTTTGATTAGCCTGTTTGGCTGTTATGAATACTGTAGCTAAGTAGACTAAAAGAGTGTTGCCATTTTGGCATATTTATTTATGTAACAACCCGTATATATAGCCAATAAAAAAAGCCTAGTTCTTGAGAGAAATGAACTAGGCATTAGTTAAGCAACAAAATAAAACTGTTGCGTATATTTAATTAAATTGAATGTAGTTGTTGAAACTTTTGAAGCAGCTTCCCCTTTAAAAAATAGAGAACCAAGGCTTCTTCGGTGGCACCACTTCCACCGGAGTGTCTTCTGGATTGGAGAAGACAAACCCCTGCTCTAGATTGCCGCCCCTGAGGTGGGAACGTGGTTCGCTAACCGTCTCTAGATAACCCAAATCCGTAATTTTGCTTAAGCAATTATGCGGAGATAGGTTCTCAGACCGAGCGGCAGCGCTTTGGTTATCTGTGTTTATACTATCCCCTTCCCGTTGGCTTGGTCTGCCAATTTGGCAGTTTTCTTTGAGCAATCGGTTGTATGTACGGTAGGGGATGTATTGTAAAGGATTGTAACCAGAAAACCGTAGAAGCAAAACACAAGCCCAGGAATATTTTCCAGCTAGGATAGCTTCGACGACTTGATTAAACTGTTCGGGATTTATGGTTTTGTCAAGATTGGGATTAGAACAGGGAATTCGATAAGTCATAGCGATCGCCCTTTTTACTAAACTGTTTTTTGCGTTTTATAAATTGATGCCGCCTTTTTGCACCTGCCGGATCGGATCTAGCAAGATGTCGGCGATGCGACGATGCCGGATGATAATATCAGCGGTCGCTGTCTGACCCGCCTTAAAGTGGATGGTTTGATTATTGGCGGTGACAGAGTTACGGTCTAGCGCGACTTCCACCCGATAAACCGCGCCGAGTCGTTCATCGGGTTTAGCATCGGGGGATACGGATAGTACCTTCCCGGAAACGGTACCGTAGTCTTGATAAGGAAAAGCGTCAAATTTGATTTGCACCGACATTCCTGTCTTGACAAAGCCTGCTTCTTGATTGGGCAAGCTAGCCAATAAAATTAGAGGTGCTTTGTCAGCAGCCAGTTCGGCAACGGTCTGTCCAGGTTGCACAACAACGCCTGTGTTGTGGATGTTGAGGGATGACACGACACCATCTACGGGAGCGTAGAGAAACCGCTGTTTTAGCTTGCTCTTAGCACTGGTAAGCAGATTTTTATTTTCAGCAATTTTAGCTTTGAGCTGGGTGATTTCTACTTCCAGTTGCTGAATTTGCTGCTGTGCCTCTAACTGCGTTCGGCGTGCTTCGGCTTGCTTCTGGTGCAGCTGTGCTTGCAGTTGCTCGGCTTGGGCTTGAGTTTGCTGGAGTTCGCCTTGGGTTTCGGTAATGGTGCTTTGGCGATCGCGTAATGCTTGCTCGGCTTGAAACAGTTGTTCCTTGACACCCGTATCCTCTTCCAGCTTGTTTTTGGTAATAGCACTTTGGCGATCGCGTAAAACTTGCTGGGAATCAAACAGATATTTTTTGGCGATCGCACCTTCTTCCACCAGAGGCTTAAGCCGTTCCACTTCCTCAGCCGCCGCCGCTGCATCCGCTTGCCGTTGCACCAGCAGTTCTTGTGCCGTACCGGAGAGCGGTTTTAGGCGTTCTAGTCTTGCCTGATTTGCCGCTGTATCCGCCAGATATTCAGTCAGCAGCTTTTGGGAAGCAGCTGTCTTGGCGTTAGCTTGGGCGATCGCAGCAGCAGCAGCCTCAACGTCCGCCTTAGCAATTTCCGCACGAGTTCCGCTTTCTTGACGCATTTTTTCAATAAGCGTTTGCTTCTGGCTTAACTCGATTTGGTTGGTTCCCAGCATTTGCTCTAACCGTTCCACTTCACCAGCAGCAATTTGAGTATCCAGTTCCACCAACATCTGCCCGGCTTTCACCGCTTGCCCTTCTTTGACGGCAATATTAACAACCTTGCCCATTTCCACCGGGTCAATTTTATAAACCTCCCCTTTAGGCACTAATCGCCCTTGGGCGTGTCCCACTTCGTCAATTTGCCCAAAGCAAGCCCACACAGCAAATGCCGCACAAAAAACTAACCCTCCCAATACCAGTTTTTGGGGAAGTGTTGAAGGCGGCTCTTCCAGCACATTTTGTAGGGAAGTAGACCAGTTGCCCGAAGCAGGTGCTGAGTGTTTCGGCTCTTGGCTTCCGGCTCTAGTGCGGAGTGAAAAGCCAGAAGATTTGGGTTCTGATTGGGGACTTTGTACGGAGACAGCTGTACCTCCATAGATAGATGCAGCCTCACTACTTCTATCGTCAGATAGGTCTACGGGAAGGTCTTCCCAGCTATTCTCAACAGCAGCCGATAATGTGGCTGGCGGGTTAAAGGACTCTGAGTTGGAAATCGGTACGATTCGTTTTTCCATATTAGTCAGGCAGAATTAAGAAATTCAGCGTCAATAGCCTTGTATTACCTCGATTTATCCAGAATTGCCTTATAGATTGCCTGAGTTCTATCGGGTTGATGGCTCAATCTTTGGCTCACCTCTTCTAGTTGCCAATTCAGAACCCAATACTTTTTGGTTAAGGCTTGATCCCCCTAACCTCCCTCTTTTACGGGGGTTAGGGGGATCTCCTTGGACTAAACATCGTTAACCGAGATGTATTGATTCAGAACCCAAGAACATCGAGAGTTATCCGAGGTATGCAAGTTGGATTAAAGATCGAGCTGCTGTTGCGCTAGGTGATAATAAAGACCTTGCAGCGCAATTAGTTCCTCGTGGGTGCCGCGTTCAACCAAAATGCCTCGATCTAGCACTAGGATGCAATCGGCTCCGCGAACGGTAGACAGTCGGTGAGCAATAATAAAACTCGTGCGATCGCGACTAATACGAGCAAGATTCTGCTGAAATCGGCGTTCGGAATCTGTATCTAGAGAGCTGGTGGCTTCATCTAAAATCAGGATGCGAGGATCGCCGAGTAAAGCACGAGCGATCGCAATCCGTTGTCGCTGTCCTCCAGAGAGATTTGTACCCCGTTCCCCAACTTTCGTGTTGTATCCCAAGGGCATATCTTGAATAAACGCATGGGCTTCTGCCAGTTTAGCAACTTCCACCACTTGCTCTAGCGTATACTCGTCAGCGTAAAGCGTGATGTTTTCTATAATAGTTCCCGAAAACAGAAAACATTCTTGCGGCACCACACCCAACTGCCTTCGTAACGATTGGGGAGAAGCGTGGCGAATATCGTGTCCATCTACACAGATCCGACCGCTGGTGGGGTGATATAAACCTTGTAGCAGACTGACTAAGGTACTTTTGCCGGAACCGCTGCGCCCTACAATCGCCACGGTTTGCCCAGCGCTCACCTCAACGGAAATATTTTGCAGCGTGTTGCGCTCCTGCTCCTGAGAGTAGCGGAACGTAACATTTTCTAACTTCATCTCGCCCCGCAGCTGAGGCAAAACGAGTAGAGGTTGTTGGGGATTTTCTTCAGGTTGGGCTGAAAATACATCATTCAGCCGTTCCACAGAAACCATCACTTCTTGCAGTTCATCCCAAAGGTTCACTAACGCCAGCACGGGGCTGATAACATTGCCAATCAGCATATTGAATGCGACAAATTGACCGATAGTGAGCTGCTCTTGGATTACCAGTGTGGCTCCGTACCAAAGCAATGCGGTACTACCCAAGGTATTAATTAAGCCGCCAGTTGCTTGCAAGCCATTCGCCAGCTTTTGACCGCGAAATCGCGCATTTAACGTCCCAGTCAAACGATCTTCCCAACGCCAGCGCAACTCTCGCTCTGCTGCTGCTGCTTTTACCGTGGCAACACCGTTCATCATTTCCACGAGGGAAGAGTTTTGCGCCGCTTCCTCAGCAAAGACTTCCCGCGACACCTTTCTGAGGAATGGACTCGCCACAACGGTTAAAATCGCAATCGGGGGAATCAGCGCCAAAACCAAGAGTGTCAAACGCCAGTTGTAATACGCCATCAACCCCACATAAACCACTGCCATTGAGGCGTCTAACCAAGCGGTGACAGCTTGGCGCGTTAGAAATATCTGAATTTTCTGGTTTTCCTGCACCCGCGTGATAATGTCTCCCACATGACGGGATTCAAAAAACTTCAGGGGTAAGGTTAGGGTATGGCTGATAAAGCCACCAATCAAGGTAAGGTCTAATCGGTTGGCAAAATAGTCCAGCAAGTATTGGCGAATGGCAGTTAGACCGATGCGCCAAACGCCGAACAGCAGCAACCCGATGGCGAAGACGTGCAGGGTGATGAAGCTTTTGTTGACAACAACCCGATCGAGAATGATTTGAGTAAATAGGGGGGTAATCAGTCCAAAAATCTGAATTAGCAAAGATGCTAAGATAATTTGCCCAATTAGGGAGCGGTAAGGCCAAAGTACGCCCCAGAAGCTACTGAGGGAGTGTTTCTGGTCGGTTTGCGCGGTTTGCAGTCGTTCTGTGGGGTCGAGGAGTAGGGCGTATCCCGTCCAACTGGCTTGAAATTCCTCTAGGGAGAGCGATCGCCTGCCTACTGCGGGATCGGCAATCAGGATGCGCCTCCCTTTGATTTGGTAGACAACGACATAATGATCGCCTTGCCAGTGGGCAATCCAAGGGTTAGTCCGATCTACCAAGCGGCTTAAAGAAGCCCGCACGGGACGCGCATGAAACCCGACGCTTTCGGCAGCAGTAGCTAAGCCTTTAGTCAGGGAGGCACCGGAACGCCCTACGCCAGCTAGATTGCGGAGGGAATTCAGGCTAAACCGTTTGCCCCAATACTGTCCGATCATTGCTAAGCAAGTGGCACCGCAATCGGCGGTACTCTGCTGTTGAATGAATGGATAGCGTTGTCCTAACAATCGCCGAGGCTTTAATGGTTTGGGAAAAGCAATTGGTTGTTGGTTGTCTGTTCCCTCTTCTTTTCCTCCTGTTGATGAAAATGACGAAAGGGGAGTTTGTCCGTTATTCAGTGACGGCTGAGGATTGACACAGACGCGATGAATCGGCATTACCGCCTGATGAGTCGTTAGCTTTTGATATCCGTTGCTAGCACTATCGCTGGATACAACTGCTAAAACCGGCGCGATCGCGATCGCTGCTTCCCAATGTTGTATGGGCAGATGGTAAACCACTAAATCTGTCTGTGCAACCCAATCTGTGGGCGTTGGATTTGGATATCCCCAGCTTTCTCCTACTGTTGGTGGCTGCAATCCTTGAATTTGCCCATTTCCAAGCCAGAAGCGACCCGTTTCTGCGGGAATATACTCCAGCGACTCTCCAGCAGAGATCCGTATTTCTACTAGGTAGGGTAAGAGTTGCCGCAGACTTAGGCTGGGAAGCGATCGCAATTCTGTAGCGGTTTTTAAGAAAATTAGACATTGCCGCTCCTGAGAGAGTTTCAGCAAGTAGTCTCTCAGATTGGGAAGTCGCTCTAACCAAGTTTCCAATTGTGCAATTGGAATCCTTGCTGCTACACCTACACTAGCAGCGATCGCTTTTGGCATCCTTACGCTTAGGGCGCTTTGTAGCTCCATATTGCCGAATAAAGCTTCTGCACCAAAAGTTTCGCCTGCTTCCAGTACTAGAGCGGAAACTTCTCTTCCCTGCGTAGCATCAAAACCAAGCAGCCGTACCCGACCTTGGCAAATTATATAAAACCAATCAGTGTTTTCTCGATCTGGTTCACCATGAACGGAATTCCCTGAGAGAGGGGATACATAATAGCTAACCAAGGGATCGCCAAGTTGAAACTCACACATTTCAAACACTTGGTTAAATTCCGATGCCTGATTGGGATCTGATTGAGATAGCCTCAGTAGGTTGAGGATATTTGCAAGACTATGGGAAGCGTTCTCAAGGTTCCGAGGCGGAGGATGCTCTGGCAATCCTAACATCCGATTCATTTATTAGCCTCTTAGCTTTCAAAGTTTAACTTTGTTCGTTTTAGGTTTTTGTTAAAAACACTAAGAAAAGGGTAACGGCATTTCCCCTTTGATCATGTATTAGTGAATTTACGTAGGTGCTGTCAATATAGCCTCTAAAAATTTATCAAATCTTTACTCCAAGTTTATAAAATCTTTATTTTGGTTTCATGATAAAAAATATGAAGAGCTTTAACAGAAGTTATAAGACAATTTTATATTTTTATGCCTACCTAAACTAAGCCAGAAAATTGGAACATTTAAGACATGATGATTTAAAACAT comes from Funiculus sociatus GB2-C1 and encodes:
- a CDS encoding HetP family heterocyst commitment protein — its product is MTYRIPCSNPNLDKTINPEQFNQVVEAILAGKYSWACVLLLRFSGYNPLQYIPYRTYNRLLKENCQIGRPSQREGDSINTDNQSAAARSENLSPHNCLSKITDLGYLETVSEPRSHLRGGNLEQGFVFSNPEDTPVEVVPPKKPWFSIF
- a CDS encoding HlyD family efflux transporter periplasmic adaptor subunit translates to MEKRIVPISNSESFNPPATLSAAVENSWEDLPVDLSDDRSSEAASIYGGTAVSVQSPQSEPKSSGFSLRTRAGSQEPKHSAPASGNWSTSLQNVLEEPPSTLPQKLVLGGLVFCAAFAVWACFGQIDEVGHAQGRLVPKGEVYKIDPVEMGKVVNIAVKEGQAVKAGQMLVELDTQIAAGEVERLEQMLGTNQIELSQKQTLIEKMRQESGTRAEIAKADVEAAAAAIAQANAKTAASQKLLTEYLADTAANQARLERLKPLSGTAQELLVQRQADAAAAAEEVERLKPLVEEGAIAKKYLFDSQQVLRDRQSAITKNKLEEDTGVKEQLFQAEQALRDRQSTITETQGELQQTQAQAEQLQAQLHQKQAEARRTQLEAQQQIQQLEVEITQLKAKIAENKNLLTSAKSKLKQRFLYAPVDGVVSSLNIHNTGVVVQPGQTVAELAADKAPLILLASLPNQEAGFVKTGMSVQIKFDAFPYQDYGTVSGKVLSVSPDAKPDERLGAVYRVEVALDRNSVTANNQTIHFKAGQTATADIIIRHRRIADILLDPIRQVQKGGINL
- a CDS encoding peptidase domain-containing ABC transporter, which encodes MNRMLGLPEHPPPRNLENASHSLANILNLLRLSQSDPNQASEFNQVFEMCEFQLGDPLVSYYVSPLSGNSVHGEPDRENTDWFYIICQGRVRLLGFDATQGREVSALVLEAGETFGAEALFGNMELQSALSVRMPKAIAASVGVAARIPIAQLETWLERLPNLRDYLLKLSQERQCLIFLKTATELRSLPSLSLRQLLPYLVEIRISAGESLEYIPAETGRFWLGNGQIQGLQPPTVGESWGYPNPTPTDWVAQTDLVVYHLPIQHWEAAIAIAPVLAVVSSDSASNGYQKLTTHQAVMPIHRVCVNPQPSLNNGQTPLSSFSSTGGKEEGTDNQQPIAFPKPLKPRRLLGQRYPFIQQQSTADCGATCLAMIGQYWGKRFSLNSLRNLAGVGRSGASLTKGLATAAESVGFHARPVRASLSRLVDRTNPWIAHWQGDHYVVVYQIKGRRILIADPAVGRRSLSLEEFQASWTGYALLLDPTERLQTAQTDQKHSLSSFWGVLWPYRSLIGQIILASLLIQIFGLITPLFTQIILDRVVVNKSFITLHVFAIGLLLFGVWRIGLTAIRQYLLDYFANRLDLTLIGGFISHTLTLPLKFFESRHVGDIITRVQENQKIQIFLTRQAVTAWLDASMAVVYVGLMAYYNWRLTLLVLALIPPIAILTVVASPFLRKVSREVFAEEAAQNSSLVEMMNGVATVKAAAAERELRWRWEDRLTGTLNARFRGQKLANGLQATGGLINTLGSTALLWYGATLVIQEQLTIGQFVAFNMLIGNVISPVLALVNLWDELQEVMVSVERLNDVFSAQPEENPQQPLLVLPQLRGEMKLENVTFRYSQEQERNTLQNISVEVSAGQTVAIVGRSGSGKSTLVSLLQGLYHPTSGRICVDGHDIRHASPQSLRRQLGVVPQECFLFSGTIIENITLYADEYTLEQVVEVAKLAEAHAFIQDMPLGYNTKVGERGTNLSGGQRQRIAIARALLGDPRILILDEATSSLDTDSERRFQQNLARISRDRTSFIIAHRLSTVRGADCILVLDRGILVERGTHEELIALQGLYYHLAQQQLDL